A single region of the Candidatus Cloacimonas sp. genome encodes:
- a CDS encoding RNA methyltransferase, translated as MKLISQYSHIAVILVEPIYGGNVGAIARIMHNFCFSDLRIVGKVPEKNDFYLAMHSEQILENANTYTSLKDAVADLERVIAFSRRVGKTKPIDLSPRQMAKYVHNLPNAKIGLVFGRETYGLTDSEAELCTLRCHFMANPDFPSLNLAQAVALALWEIYALPVEEQQTLNKYYNAARKEEINNIHKYIMAVLHSIGFFQKKETINWDNLIAKMLAQLNPDKIMLYRIRQLFNRINVLVTGKGLGYNSDIEAKPNAKSAEKTAQETSSPLANNNVAITIKEKQ; from the coding sequence ATGAAACTCATTTCCCAATATTCCCACATCGCTGTAATTTTGGTGGAACCAATCTACGGAGGAAATGTAGGCGCCATAGCCAGAATTATGCATAATTTTTGTTTTTCTGACTTGCGCATAGTAGGCAAAGTTCCCGAAAAAAATGATTTCTACCTCGCTATGCACAGTGAACAAATTCTGGAAAATGCTAATACTTATACCTCTCTGAAAGATGCCGTTGCAGACCTGGAACGAGTTATTGCCTTTTCCCGTCGCGTGGGTAAAACCAAACCCATAGACCTTAGTCCTCGGCAGATGGCAAAATATGTGCATAATTTGCCCAATGCTAAAATAGGACTTGTTTTTGGACGCGAGACATACGGCTTAACTGATTCCGAGGCAGAACTTTGCACACTTCGCTGTCACTTTATGGCAAACCCGGATTTCCCTTCTTTAAATCTGGCTCAGGCAGTTGCCTTGGCACTTTGGGAAATTTATGCTTTGCCAGTGGAAGAACAACAAACCCTAAATAAATATTACAATGCCGCCCGTAAAGAAGAAATAAACAATATTCACAAATACATAATGGCAGTTTTACATTCCATCGGCTTTTTTCAAAAAAAAGAAACAATCAATTGGGATAACCTTATTGCTAAAATGCTGGCTCAGCTAAATCCCGATAAAATTATGCTTTATCGAATCAGACAATTGTTTAATCGGATAAATGTGTTAGTAACGGGAAAGGGATTGGGTTATAATTCTGATATTGAGGCAAAGCCAAATGCAAAATCAGCGGAAAAAACAGCACAGGAAACTTCGTCTCCTCTGGCAAATAATAATGTGGCCATTACCATAAAGGAAAAACAATGA
- a CDS encoding C25 family cysteine peptidase yields the protein MKKILCLLLLCLPLIIMATTLNTTVQFPVLENGLSTSSLSKQGYGFSGAPGTLQLPVKQINILLPKDAVVDNWQITFPEAKTLPGESPAVNPAFTDGEHILTYPFQRNIISRYRYQGLRKWGELNFACFSVLPAVYNGSNWLWNSSCQILINYTASAKTKGTIPPTCKNANYFANPQYLTQWYNTSKERNNHLLIITTPELYNALSALVFFRQSQNIDVSFCNIATALASGMGTDNAEKLRNFLQNTYNQNPFSYLLLAGDYDIIPPAYVTPEPDGAETVPTDFFYSDLSSDWDTDNDGRRGEYSTGYMDEDYGIDFTPEVFVGRISTNVVSEVSSIANRIVEYEQVSEPWKDKNLLPACFLNYQDEPELGFLPTDGGLFMDYLCDTCLAEQNNFTMYEQEGVVTSFPSDLPVNYDNLRNKINAESWGFINWSAHGSATSSSRKVWMADFNHNNIPDGGEMDWMGMVDRQSFISLQNQDGTVIFAASCDNGMLDINETCLAEYALIKKAVGVLAATRTGWYKIGWLNPGWGGLSSYNYHFVENFRQNKLDLGSAHSYANLLHTQYYLFGDSLDTGGIIYPELQNVYTFMLFGDPMIGWTDEEPNLNGEILVWEPSGNEGIALVNAIHQLTNFNVIYTDKLIPDYNYINNFEAVFYLAGDSILASSLEPTSFAYSYLNSYLEAGGKLYCENYIDASNGPLYTKMGAQLADPVNISSLYHPETHFSWNYAASDSLIFALLPNQETASGIFLANNGETDNPILAILNSTDDYKVITSSFQFSQVQEGEHTLAELAGIILSALDVYDYIPDGNSDPVFCPAIQTLSVYPNPAIQNSQISFNLNKSASLSLSVYNIKGQKVKDLVNAPMKNGSHQFSWNGKDNYNRKCSSGVYYYKISVEGKSFTKKLLLLN from the coding sequence ATGAAAAAAATACTTTGTCTCCTCTTATTATGCTTGCCATTAATAATTATGGCAACCACTCTAAACACTACGGTGCAATTTCCGGTTTTGGAAAATGGACTTTCGACCTCTTCATTAAGTAAACAGGGTTATGGCTTTTCCGGCGCCCCCGGAACTTTGCAACTGCCTGTTAAACAAATAAATATCCTCTTACCCAAAGATGCGGTGGTGGATAATTGGCAGATAACTTTTCCGGAGGCAAAAACTCTCCCGGGTGAATCCCCTGCCGTGAATCCTGCTTTTACTGATGGCGAGCACATATTAACTTATCCCTTTCAGAGAAACATTATCTCTCGTTACCGCTATCAGGGCTTAAGAAAATGGGGTGAACTTAATTTTGCCTGTTTTAGCGTTCTTCCAGCTGTTTATAACGGTTCCAATTGGCTTTGGAACAGCTCCTGTCAGATTTTGATAAACTACACTGCCTCAGCTAAAACCAAAGGGACAATTCCGCCCACTTGTAAAAACGCTAATTATTTTGCCAATCCGCAATATCTTACGCAGTGGTACAATACCTCCAAAGAACGCAATAACCATCTTCTAATTATAACTACCCCAGAGCTTTACAATGCGTTAAGTGCACTGGTCTTTTTCCGCCAATCCCAAAACATTGATGTCTCCTTTTGCAATATAGCAACAGCATTGGCTTCCGGGATGGGAACCGATAATGCTGAAAAATTACGCAACTTTCTGCAAAATACCTATAATCAAAATCCTTTTTCCTATTTACTTTTGGCAGGTGATTATGATATAATACCCCCGGCTTATGTAACTCCGGAACCCGATGGAGCGGAAACAGTTCCTACCGATTTCTTTTATTCTGATTTAAGCAGTGATTGGGATACCGATAATGATGGCAGAAGAGGTGAGTATTCAACCGGTTATATGGATGAGGACTATGGCATTGACTTCACGCCTGAGGTATTTGTGGGACGCATTTCTACCAATGTGGTTTCTGAGGTTTCCTCTATTGCCAATCGCATCGTTGAATATGAACAAGTTAGCGAGCCCTGGAAAGATAAAAATCTGCTTCCTGCCTGTTTTCTCAACTATCAAGATGAGCCGGAACTGGGATTTCTTCCAACCGATGGCGGACTATTTATGGACTATTTATGTGATACCTGTTTGGCAGAGCAGAACAATTTTACGATGTATGAACAAGAAGGCGTAGTAACTTCATTTCCCAGTGACTTACCAGTTAATTATGACAACCTTCGCAACAAAATCAATGCCGAAAGCTGGGGATTTATTAACTGGAGTGCTCATGGCAGTGCAACTTCCTCTTCCCGAAAAGTTTGGATGGCAGATTTTAACCATAATAACATTCCTGATGGCGGAGAAATGGATTGGATGGGAATGGTGGATCGCCAAAGTTTTATTAGTTTACAAAATCAAGATGGAACCGTAATTTTTGCCGCTTCTTGTGATAATGGAATGCTGGATATCAATGAAACCTGCCTGGCAGAATATGCCTTAATAAAAAAAGCGGTGGGTGTTTTAGCCGCCACCAGAACCGGTTGGTATAAAATTGGTTGGCTGAATCCAGGTTGGGGTGGACTTTCCAGCTATAATTATCATTTTGTGGAGAATTTCCGTCAGAACAAGCTTGACTTGGGCTCCGCGCATTCTTATGCCAATCTTTTACATACGCAATATTATCTTTTTGGTGATTCACTGGATACCGGAGGCATAATTTATCCTGAATTGCAAAATGTTTATACTTTTATGCTTTTTGGCGATCCGATGATTGGTTGGACGGATGAAGAACCCAATTTGAACGGAGAAATCTTAGTTTGGGAACCCAGTGGCAATGAAGGCATTGCCTTAGTTAACGCAATTCACCAGCTCACTAATTTTAATGTTATCTATACCGATAAACTTATTCCTGATTACAACTATATAAATAACTTTGAGGCAGTGTTTTATCTTGCCGGGGATTCTATTTTGGCATCCTCACTTGAGCCAACTTCCTTTGCCTATAGTTACTTAAACAGCTATCTGGAAGCAGGCGGTAAACTCTACTGCGAGAATTATATAGATGCAAGCAACGGACCTCTTTATACCAAAATGGGAGCTCAACTTGCCGATCCCGTGAATATATCTTCTCTTTATCACCCGGAAACCCATTTTTCCTGGAATTATGCTGCTTCCGATTCACTTATTTTTGCCTTATTGCCTAATCAAGAAACTGCCTCAGGAATCTTTTTAGCGAACAATGGAGAAACGGATAATCCGATTCTGGCAATTTTAAACTCTACCGACGATTATAAAGTTATTACTTCCTCCTTTCAGTTCTCGCAAGTGCAAGAAGGTGAACATACTTTAGCTGAACTGGCAGGCATAATTCTTTCTGCATTGGATGTTTATGATTATATTCCAGATGGTAATAGCGATCCTGTCTTTTGCCCAGCGATTCAAACATTAAGTGTTTATCCCAATCCCGCAATCCAAAACTCCCAAATTAGCTTTAATTTAAATAAATCAGCTTCGCTTTCGCTTTCCGTTTATAATATTAAGGGACAAAAAGTTAAAGATCTGGTTAACGCACCAATGAAGAACGGTTCCCATCAATTTTCTTGGAATGGCAAAGATAACTATAACAGAAAGTGCTCCAGCGGAGTTTATTATTACAAAATATCAGTGGAAGGTAAGTCCTTTACCAAAAAGCTGTTACTGCTTAATTAA